Part of the uncultured Desulfobacter sp. genome, TACCTAAAAAATGCAGCGCTTAATATGAGCTAAAAAATCAGCCCGGAATTTCTCCGCCAGTCATTTTTTTTCAGCAAGACGGGCAGATTTTGTTGGAACCGGGGCCGCACTGCTAAATTTTACACAGCATAAAACGACATTTTGATTCCAACCAAGTTAAAAAAACGAAGTTTAGACGCACCAGTCCATTGGTTCATCCTTCTCTTTACAATTTATATTACGCCCAAGGAGATACCCGATGTGTCAGGCAAAATCCAATTGTATGATTGATCTCTCCAGGCTCTGCCACCGCTCCTTATATACATAATTCTTGGATAATCGTAATTTCCATTGTCTACTTCTGGTCATTAATCGTGCTGGCACGTTAATAAGGCACATCCGGATAGTGTTCGGCTCTTCATTGAAGCCGTCTTCATTATTTAACCACATCATCCATACCAATAGATTGTATGCCAAAATTGAAATTTGAAAAATGGCCGAATTTGCCCAAAAGTCCTGTGGCAGTATGCTACCCGATGCCATCTGATTTTTACACCACTCAATCCAGTTTTCACTTGTCGCCCGCTGCCCATATTTTTTATGGGTGGCCCATGGGCTCAAGTTCAAATTTGAGACGTAGCAAAAATAATCGTATTCATATTTTTTTGATTCAAACAAAGCACTTTCTTCCACCGTCTCCTCAGTGAGTAGCCTAACAGTCACAAAAGTTCTGGGTTTTGACCATCCCGAACATTTGTATTCAAATTTAGAACTTTCATATCCTGGCCGGCCTGCAATCTTCCGCCAAGATTGCTTTTCCAAAAGGGCAGTGATGCCTCGAAGATTGACTTTGATCAAATATTGGCAGTCCTTTGACTCAAGCAGATCAAGCAAGGCGCCATCAAAAAATGCACTATCAGCTCGTACAAACACTTTCCACACCCGTTTGGGTAATTTGGCAAAGCATTCCTTCATGAAATCAACACTGCCATTGGCTGAATAGGCGCTGCCTGTACGGAACCAATTATGGAGGCACTCTCGATTCTCTGCCACAAAGCAAAGGAGAGGATGGTAGCTTCTTTGACCTTTCTTTTTTGAGTTAAACCCTTTAGCAGCACCTTCCTGCTTCCCGTATACACCTCGGACAGAAGAATCCATATCGAGGGTAACTCTCCCAAACCACTTTTTACCCCATGCTTTATTTCGGGCCAAAGATTCTGCATCGGATAACTCCTTGCAGTGTTTTGCGGAAAAAAGTTTAAATATACGGCCAAAGGAGGTGCTCACGGGAAACTTATCCCATCTAAAAAGCGCCCTGAGAACTTCATCGGATCTAAGAATAGCCATATGACTCATATGCTTCGCCCCTGCCAGGACACCAAAAACGAGCATCATCACTATGTCACTTACCTGGTACTCTGCGCTGGCTCCTCTTTCTATAGTCAGGAGCTCGGATAAAATTTTAGGAAGCCCTAATTTTTCTGAAAATCTACCAAGGTTAACCAGCCCAGCATTGCCGGTAAGATTTTTTTCAGAAAATTCAGTATGAAATACCCTCATCATAATGGTGACCTTAGTTATAGTTATCAAAATGATGAAAGCATACTATAAAATAAGGGTATTTGGAACTATTCTATGTCAATTAAGACATGCAGATTGCATCTTTTAGGTGTTATGCAAAAATGATGAAGTGACCTTGGAAAAAGTTCAGGAATGCACAAAAGGAAGTCTTAAAAAGAAAATTCCTGAATTGTATCTAAGCCTCCATGGATATTTTAAAGATCACCATCGATTCCAACTGATTGGCATGATGGAGGCCATTGAGATGTTTCAAAGGCAGATTGAACAGATTAATGCCAGATTGGAAATACTTACCCGTGATCATAAAAATTTACTGGAAAGATTAGATGAAGTACCCGGTATCGATAAGAAGTCGGCACAATCCGTTCTTGGAGAAGTAGGGGTTACACTGGATGAGTTTAAAAGCATGGTCGCTTTTGTTGCATGGGCCGGATTGTGCCCTGGAAACAATGAAAGCGCAGGTAAAAGGAAAAGTGGCCGGAACGCGGTTCGAAATCATCCATTTAAAACGGTTTTAGTCCAGATCGCTTGGGCTGCGATCAAGACGAAGGGTTCATATTACAAAGCCAAGTATTATAAGCTCAAAGCCAGACGAGGTGCCCAAAAAGCGATTGTTGCCATAGCCCATAGGATTGCAAAAGCCATTTACAACATCATCAAAAATGGAGACAGATATAAAGACCTGGGAGAAGAATACTTAAGCAAGCCCAACAAACAAAGGGTGTTGAAAAATTTG contains:
- a CDS encoding IS1380 family transposase yields the protein MMRVFHTEFSEKNLTGNAGLVNLGRFSEKLGLPKILSELLTIERGASAEYQVSDIVMMLVFGVLAGAKHMSHMAILRSDEVLRALFRWDKFPVSTSFGRIFKLFSAKHCKELSDAESLARNKAWGKKWFGRVTLDMDSSVRGVYGKQEGAAKGFNSKKKGQRSYHPLLCFVAENRECLHNWFRTGSAYSANGSVDFMKECFAKLPKRVWKVFVRADSAFFDGALLDLLESKDCQYLIKVNLRGITALLEKQSWRKIAGRPGYESSKFEYKCSGWSKPRTFVTVRLLTEETVEESALFESKKYEYDYFCYVSNLNLSPWATHKKYGQRATSENWIEWCKNQMASGSILPQDFWANSAIFQISILAYNLLVWMMWLNNEDGFNEEPNTIRMCLINVPARLMTRSRQWKLRLSKNYVYKERWQSLERSIIQLDFA
- a CDS encoding transposase, coding for MEILTRDHKNLLERLDEVPGIDKKSAQSVLGEVGVTLDEFKSMVAFVAWAGLCPGNNESAGKRKSGRNAVRNHPFKTVLVQIAWAAIKTKGSYYKAKYYKLKARRGAQKAIVAIAHRIAKAIYNIIKNGDRYKDLGEEYLSKPNKQRVLKNLAKKADELGMKLVPLEA